ATTGCGACGGGATCGTGGACATCCTGGACATCAACGCCTTCATCCTCGCTGTGCAGAGTCAAACGGCGTGGGAAGCGATGTTTTCGTGCGATTACCTGTGCGCCAACGATGTGAACGGCGACAGCGGCGTCGATGTGCTGGACATCAACTCGTTTGTTGATGCGGTCAACGCGGGGGCGTGCCAGTAGGACCGGCGCGGGGCGATGGGGCGCTGCGCGCCGGGATTTTTCCGCCGCGCGGCGCCCCCGCTTTTCAACTCAGAACGCGAAGCGCAAGCGAGCGCCCACCGCAACGTGCGCTCGCTTGCGCTTCGCGTTCCGAAACGCGGCGCCAACGCGCGCACTTTTCTATTCGTCTTCCGATTCGCCGTCGCGCTGGCGAAGCTTGTCGCGCAGGCGAGCGGCCGACTCGAAGTCCTCGTTTTCGATCGCTTCTTCGAGCTGCTCGTGAAGCGTCTTGCCGATTCCGTAGTCGCGCCGCAAGTTGCGGGCCAGGTCGCGCAGGAAGGTGACGCCCGGGTCGCGTCGACGCTCATCCTCGTCAGCGCCCAGCTCTCCCAAAAGCCGCTCCATCGCCGCGGCGCCGTTCTCCGCTTCGTCCACCGCGTCTTCCACGTGGTCTTCGAGCACCAGCAACTGAACCGTCAGCCGGCCGCGGTTAAACACCAGCGTGGGCCGCAGCGTCCACGGGCCGCCGCCGCGATGCTCATCCAGCAATTCCAGCGCCCGCAGGCACGTATCGCAGTCGCGCACCGCGCGGACCAACGCCGAACGCGCGCCGCCCGGATCCTGTCGCTTCAGCGAATCTTCGGCGACGGCGGTGAGCGCCAGACGGCGGTAGTTAGTCTGGAACAGCTCGCGCTCCAGCTCCTGCCAGTCGGGCGGGCCGGGCGCCGGACCCATCAGGCGAACTTCGTGCTCGATGAAAGTCAGGGCGGCGTCAAAACCGCGGTAGCGGGCGCCGTCGGGCCGCCCGTCGGGGAACATCTGCATCACGCCCAGGTCCACGCGCAACTGGATCAGCTCGATGCCGTCGCGCCCGATGATCGTCCGGGCTGAGACTTCGCCGGGCGTCGCCGCCCAGTCATCCAGAAGTTCGTTCAGGTCGAGCGTCATGAAGTCCTCCGCCGTCCAGTGGAGTATCGACCCATGCCCCGCGGCGCTGAAATGAACGAGGAGCGGCCGATAACAGCCGTCTCGGGCCGGACCGCGGGGCGATTCCCCTCGCGCCCGCCAAGCGCGTTAGAATCCCGCCACCATGCGAGCTTACTTTCAGAACATCTACCGCGCCGTGGCGACCGCGCTGGTCGGAATGCGCATCACGCTGCGGTATCACTTCGCCAAGACGATCACACTTCAGTATCCCGACGCCCCGCCGGCCCTCCAGCCGCGCTATCGCGGGTTCCACTTCTTCGAGATCGAGAAGTGCATCGGCTGCGACATGTGCGCCAAGGCGTGCCCGGTCGACTGCATCTACATCGAGAAGAGCGGTCCGCGAAAAATCGAGAAGGAATCGGGCATCGCCCGCGGCGGGGCGCTGCAGCGCTTCGCGATCGACTACGCCAAGTGCATGTTCTGCGCGCTGTGCGTCGAGCCCTGCCCGACCGACTGCATCCACATGGGCGACGTACACGACATGAGCGGCTTCGATCGCAACAGCATGGTGGTGGAATTCACCGAGCTGGCCAAGCAGGGATTGCAGACCGTGCAGCCGCTCTGGATGCAGCGGCCCGACGCGGAGCTGCCGCCCTGGGCCGCGGAGCGGAAGCGCAAATGGCTCGAGCAGGGCGCGCCGCTGCGCGACGAGATGGTCAAGGCGCTGCAGGACAGCACCCCGCCCAAACCCCCCAAGCCGGCCGCGCCCGCGAAAACCGAGCCGGCCTGAATCGCTCGGAACGTGCGGCTGAGTCTATTTGCACCGGGAGCCACGCGTGCGCGTGCTGCTGATCATGCTCGCGGCCTGCCTGGCGCTGGCGGGCGTTCTGACGGCGCGGCTGGCGAGCGGGTGGAAGCAGGCCCGGCCTGCTGCGACCGCGGGCATGCCAAATGGGGCGTACCGAGGCGCTGAGGTCGGCGCGATCAGCGAATCAAGTGCAAACACGGCGGCGCCAACGCGCTCCGAAACGCGCTGGGCCGAAAACGACCGCCAGCCGGGGGATCGCCGCGCGACGCCGGCCGCCCCGCCGGCATCGGCGATGAGCGACCAGGCGTTGCAGGCCGCCCTGGCCGACGCAATCGCTCGATCGGACTTGGAGCAGGCTGTTGATTTCGCCACGGAGCAGGCGGTGCGGCGCCCGGACGATGCCGCCGCCGGCTTCGAGCGCGCCGCGCTGCTGATGCGTTGCCGGCGATTCGCCGATGCGGACGCCGTGCTTCGGCGTGTGCTCGAACTTGATCCGGCTCATGATCGGGCGCGATTCGACCTGGCCATCGCCTGCCAGGTGCGCGGCCAGCTCGGCGAAGCGCGCGATCTGTGGAACCGCTTCCTCGCCGCGCATCCCGACGACGCCGAGGCCCGCGCACATCGCGGCGAAGCGCTGCTCGATCTGCACGACTGGGGCGCGGCCGCGGCGGATTTCGCCTGGCTGGCGCGGCGCGATCCGGCGGACGCGGCGGCGGCGCTGAACCTGTCATTGGCGCTCGAGCAGCTCGGCCGCGGTGCCGAAGCCATCGCCGTCCTGACGCAGCGAATCGAACGGCGACCGAGCGACGTGCGGCTCATGAATCGCCTGGCGACGCTGGAATGGTCCGACAGCGGCGGCGACCAGCACAGCGCCGCCGCCCGCCGCGCGGCGGAGTGGTGCCGGCGGTCGCTGGCGCTGGTTCCGGGCCAGCCGGCGATCGTTGAGTTGCTGGGCCAGATCGTCCCCAAATGAAGTCGGCCGACAGCCGCGGGGAGTGCGGGCTTCCAGCCCGCCGGGGCCCGCCGCGCGCGCCGTCTACTAGCCCGCATATTTCATCAGTTGTCGCTTGGGCTGCCGGTTGCTGTGCGTTCGGGTTGGCGTGGGTTGTTTGTGTGGTTTGAGCGGTTTTGGCGCGCAGCGCCCCCTTACCCCCGGTCGCGATTCGGGCTGTTGGGGGCTACGCCGGGGCGGGTCGCCGGGGCGGGCCGGTGCGTAGGCGGGCGAGGATGCGGGCGAATAGTTCGTGCAGGGGATAGGCGCTCGACAGGTGCAGCACGACTCGCCGAACGCTGGTGACGATCCGCGCGGCGACCTTGAAGAGCCTGAGCCGGATGGTGTCGGTCTGGGCCTGCGCCAGTTCGGTGTCGAGCAGCGCGGTGCGGCGCAGGTGCTCGACCAGCACGTAGGCGGCGCTCGACAGCAGCAGCCGGAATTGATTGGCGATGAACGCGTGGCAGCTGGTTCGGTCGGCGAACAGCATGAGCTGCTGCTCCTTGATGCGATTCTCCATCTCGCCGCGCTGCGTGTAGAGGTCGTCGTAGATCTGCTGCGGACGGCGATCGATGAGGTTGGTGACCACGAAGCGGACGTTCGGGCCTTGCGGCAGATGTTCGGCCTTCACGATCACGCGCCGCGCGCGATCCCAGGTCTGCGCGGCGTACTCGAATTCGTGGAAGTTGCGCACCTTCTGATTCGCGGCCTCGAATTGTGCCTGGGCCGCCGCCATCCACGGTGCGACCTGTTTTTCGAGCGTTTTGTTGCGCGCCAGGCCCAGCACGTACTGCACGTCGTGCCGGTCGCACCAGCGCATCAGCCGCCAGCGGCAGAAGCCCGAATCGCCGCGCACGATGATCCGCACCGCCGGCCAGACCTGCCGCAGCCGCGTCACCAGCAGCTTGAGAATCGCGGCGCTGTGCAGAGCCGCATCGATGTTGCTGGGCCGCAGATAGCTGACCAGCAGCCGATCGCCGCAGAACACGTACAGCGGCAAAAAGCAGTAGCAGTCGTAAAAGCCGTGAAAGAAGCGGCCGTCCTGTTTGCCATGCAGCGGGTCGTGCGTGGCGTCGAAGTCCAGCACCAGTTCCGCCGGGGGCGCGTCATACGACGCGATGAACTGCCCGACCAGCGCCGCCGCCAGACGCCCCAGCGCTTTGCGATCGACGCGATTCTCCAGCCGGCACAGCGTCGGCGCGCTGGCCAGCGGCGCCGCGGCGTCAGGCGTCTGCTCGGCCAGAACCGCAAACAGCGGATCGCTGCGCAGCGTGGCGTGATCGTTCAGAT
The genomic region above belongs to Phycisphaerae bacterium RAS1 and contains:
- a CDS encoding UvrB/uvrC motif protein, with the protein product MTLDLNELLDDWAATPGEVSARTIIGRDGIELIQLRVDLGVMQMFPDGRPDGARYRGFDAALTFIEHEVRLMGPAPGPPDWQELERELFQTNYRRLALTAVAEDSLKRQDPGGARSALVRAVRDCDTCLRALELLDEHRGGGPWTLRPTLVFNRGRLTVQLLVLEDHVEDAVDEAENGAAAMERLLGELGADEDERRRDPGVTFLRDLARNLRRDYGIGKTLHEQLEEAIENEDFESAARLRDKLRQRDGESEDE
- the nqo9 gene encoding NADH-quinone oxidoreductase subunit 9 encodes the protein MRAYFQNIYRAVATALVGMRITLRYHFAKTITLQYPDAPPALQPRYRGFHFFEIEKCIGCDMCAKACPVDCIYIEKSGPRKIEKESGIARGGALQRFAIDYAKCMFCALCVEPCPTDCIHMGDVHDMSGFDRNSMVVEFTELAKQGLQTVQPLWMQRPDAELPPWAAERKRKWLEQGAPLRDEMVKALQDSTPPKPPKPAAPAKTEPA
- a CDS encoding Tetratricopeptide repeat protein produces the protein MRVLLIMLAACLALAGVLTARLASGWKQARPAATAGMPNGAYRGAEVGAISESSANTAAPTRSETRWAENDRQPGDRRATPAAPPASAMSDQALQAALADAIARSDLEQAVDFATEQAVRRPDDAAAGFERAALLMRCRRFADADAVLRRVLELDPAHDRARFDLAIACQVRGQLGEARDLWNRFLAAHPDDAEARAHRGEALLDLHDWGAAAADFAWLARRDPADAAAALNLSLALEQLGRGAEAIAVLTQRIERRPSDVRLMNRLATLEWSDSGGDQHSAAARRAAEWCRRSLALVPGQPAIVELLGQIVPK
- a CDS encoding Transposase DDE domain protein, with the protein product MTECNGQGLLFSSLGRQKIVGDFAGGRLTTDAGGLLLREVDRRVGLVEALAGCLTDPRDPAKIVHAQRTMLAQRIFGIALGYEDLNDHATLRSDPLFAVLAEQTPDAAAPLASAPTLCRLENRVDRKALGRLAAALVGQFIASYDAPPAELVLDFDATHDPLHGKQDGRFFHGFYDCYCFLPLYVFCGDRLLVSYLRPSNIDAALHSAAILKLLVTRLRQVWPAVRIIVRGDSGFCRWRLMRWCDRHDVQYVLGLARNKTLEKQVAPWMAAAQAQFEAANQKVRNFHEFEYAAQTWDRARRVIVKAEHLPQGPNVRFVVTNLIDRRPQQIYDDLYTQRGEMENRIKEQQLMLFADRTSCHAFIANQFRLLLSSAAYVLVEHLRRTALLDTELAQAQTDTIRLRLFKVAARIVTSVRRVVLHLSSAYPLHELFARILARLRTGPPRRPAPA